Proteins from a genomic interval of Brachybacterium vulturis:
- a CDS encoding MaoC family dehydratase, protein MYADELQSGATYVHRPGRTISEADNVLFSTMTMNPQALHLDAAWSETTEFGQRLVNSMLTLATVVGASVAQITQGTLVANLGFGEISFPHPLHHGDTLYSETTVLGVRASGSRPGQAVVSLVHTGRNQHGEVVVRAARTTLMHYRPTPDQEIS, encoded by the coding sequence ATGTACGCCGACGAGCTGCAGAGCGGTGCGACCTACGTGCACCGCCCCGGCCGCACCATCAGCGAGGCGGACAACGTCCTGTTCTCCACCATGACGATGAACCCGCAGGCCCTCCACCTCGATGCCGCCTGGAGCGAGACCACCGAGTTCGGGCAGCGCCTGGTGAACTCGATGCTCACCCTCGCGACCGTCGTCGGCGCCTCGGTCGCCCAGATCACCCAGGGCACCCTGGTGGCGAACCTCGGCTTCGGGGAGATCTCCTTCCCCCACCCGCTGCACCACGGCGACACGCTCTACAGCGAGACCACCGTGCTCGGTGTCCGCGCCTCCGGCTCCCGGCCCGGTCAGGCGGTCGTCTCCCTCGTCCACACCGGCCGCAACCAGCACGGCGAGGTCGTGGTCCGCGCCGCCCGCACCACCCTCATGCACTACCGACCCACGCCCGACCAGGAGATCTCATGA
- a CDS encoding biotin carboxylase N-terminal domain-containing protein, with product MIHAVLIANRGEIAMRILRTLHRLGLRGIAVHTDEDAGAAHVAAADRSVRIGSYLDGAGIIAAARATGAHAVHPGYGFLAERADFARACDEAGLVFIGPPAAAIETMGDKIAARTAVTARAVPVVPGIADPGLDDAALIAGAAEIGFPVLVKPAAGGGGKGMHEVTTAEELPAALAAARREAAGAFGDDTLFLERLITAPRHIEVQVLADSHGNVIHLGERECSLQRRHQKVIEEAPSPSLTPAQRERFGQAAVAAARAVDYRGAGTVEFIIDAAAPEEPFFLEMNTRLQVEHAVTEAVTGIDLVAEQLRIADGRPLSLTQDQVHLEGHAIEARVYAEDTAAGFLPTGGTVLALALPEHARVDHALEVGTTVSSSYDPMLAKVIAHAPTRTQALAALDRALAATHVLGVVTNTSFLRTLLALDEVASGDLDTGLIQRRLPELAPPPVTVQTLAVAALLHWDQVARSRPDDLWHRPSGWRLAQPAPFVVRLDGHDGELQEIALTGTPSRARARLGEVEVDLALHAGAVTVDGCRLPLTHHVAEEAVWLGLPGQDRELILHRRIHSATGQGAAPTLESPMPGTVTTVLVADGDRVEAGDPVLVVEAMKMEHTLRAPGAGIVRLHVGAGHRVARGEEVAQVLPEEPTEAPHDDAPAEARAPASAADRAPSATDPSTHLTPQEARS from the coding sequence ATGATCCACGCTGTCCTGATCGCCAACCGCGGCGAGATCGCGATGCGGATCCTCCGCACCCTGCACCGGCTCGGCCTGAGAGGCATCGCCGTGCACACCGACGAGGACGCCGGCGCCGCCCATGTGGCCGCCGCCGACCGGTCCGTGCGCATCGGCTCCTACCTCGACGGCGCCGGGATCATCGCCGCCGCGCGAGCCACCGGAGCCCACGCCGTCCACCCCGGCTACGGCTTCCTCGCCGAGCGCGCCGACTTCGCCCGTGCCTGCGACGAGGCCGGACTGGTGTTCATCGGCCCCCCGGCCGCCGCGATCGAGACCATGGGCGACAAGATCGCCGCCCGCACCGCGGTCACCGCCCGCGCCGTGCCCGTCGTGCCCGGCATCGCCGACCCCGGACTCGACGACGCCGCCCTGATCGCCGGTGCCGCCGAGATCGGGTTCCCGGTGCTGGTCAAGCCCGCCGCCGGCGGCGGCGGCAAGGGGATGCACGAAGTCACCACGGCGGAGGAGCTGCCGGCCGCGCTCGCGGCCGCCCGCCGCGAGGCCGCCGGCGCCTTCGGTGACGACACCCTCTTCCTCGAGCGGCTGATCACCGCGCCGCGCCATATCGAGGTGCAGGTCCTCGCCGACAGCCACGGGAACGTGATCCACCTGGGCGAGCGCGAATGCTCCCTGCAGCGCCGTCACCAGAAGGTGATCGAGGAGGCGCCCAGCCCCTCCCTCACCCCCGCGCAGCGCGAACGCTTCGGGCAGGCCGCGGTCGCCGCCGCCCGCGCGGTGGACTACCGCGGCGCCGGCACCGTCGAGTTCATCATCGACGCCGCCGCCCCCGAGGAGCCCTTCTTCCTCGAGATGAACACCCGGCTGCAGGTCGAGCACGCCGTCACCGAGGCCGTCACCGGGATCGACCTGGTCGCCGAGCAGCTCCGCATCGCCGACGGCCGGCCGCTGTCGCTGACCCAGGACCAGGTGCACCTGGAGGGCCACGCGATCGAGGCCCGCGTCTACGCCGAGGACACGGCCGCAGGGTTCCTGCCGACCGGCGGCACGGTGCTGGCCCTCGCCCTGCCGGAGCACGCGCGGGTCGACCACGCCCTGGAGGTCGGCACCACCGTCTCCAGCAGCTACGACCCGATGCTCGCCAAGGTGATCGCCCACGCCCCCACCCGCACCCAGGCGCTCGCCGCCCTGGACCGGGCCCTCGCCGCCACGCATGTGCTCGGCGTGGTCACCAACACCAGCTTCCTGCGCACCCTGCTCGCCCTGGACGAGGTGGCCAGCGGCGACCTGGACACCGGACTGATCCAGCGCCGCCTGCCCGAGCTCGCCCCGCCCCCGGTCACCGTGCAGACGCTCGCGGTCGCGGCCCTGCTGCACTGGGACCAGGTGGCCCGCTCCCGGCCCGACGACCTCTGGCACCGCCCCTCCGGCTGGCGGCTCGCACAGCCCGCCCCGTTCGTGGTGCGCCTCGACGGGCACGACGGGGAGCTGCAGGAGATCGCGCTGACCGGCACCCCGAGCCGCGCCCGGGCACGCCTCGGCGAGGTCGAGGTCGACCTCGCCCTGCACGCCGGCGCCGTCACCGTCGACGGCTGCCGCCTCCCGCTGACCCACCACGTCGCCGAGGAGGCGGTATGGCTCGGGCTGCCGGGCCAGGACCGCGAGCTGATCCTGCACCGCCGCATCCACAGCGCCACCGGACAGGGGGCGGCACCCACCCTCGAGTCACCGATGCCCGGCACCGTCACCACCGTGCTGGTGGCCGATGGCGACCGGGTCGAGGCCGGTGATCCGGTGCTGGTGGTCGAGGCGATGAAGATGGAGCACACCCTCCGCGCCCCCGGCGCCGGCATCGTGCGCCTGCACGTCGGTGCCGGCCACCGGGTGGCCCGCGGCGAAGAGGTCGCCCAGGTGCTGCCCGAGGAGCCGACGGAAGCCCCCCACGACGATGCTCCTGCGGAGGCCCGTGCTCCCGCATCCGCCGCAGACCGGGCTCCATCCGCCACGGACCCGTCCACCCATCTCACCCCGCAGGAGGCCCGCTCATGA
- a CDS encoding dihydrolipoamide acetyltransferase family protein, whose protein sequence is MSDFMLPDLGEGLTEATIVTWNIAVGDEVTRNQAIAEVETAKALVELPSPRAGRITALHAAEGETLAVGAPLIGLEEAGAARAGGSGADSADSADAPDAPDAPAESAAAPAAPAGSAETAGSAHSADTADSADSADSADSAESTESAAAPAAPAGSAETAGSAHSADTADSADSTESAAPQRQQVLVGYGPMLPGTGRPRRRPRSFETVPYEGRSEQEAARQTPKAMPPVRRHARDLGVDLAAVRGTGPGGRILRADVDASAQGGTTAPGGAAVQDGAGSSCGRASTRRPVTGLRRETARAMADSAFTAPHASVHTTLDVTDTLERLRRTDRDGRRTSFLAAVCRAIVPAAARTPSANARFDAEAGEIELFEQVSLGVAVATERGLVVATVPDAATLEGATLTERIAEQAGKAREGTLTPTELTGSTLTVTNVGVFGVEGGVPILNPGQSIILAIGALRTQPWEHHGEVALRTVVTLTVSFDHRVLDGAEASRFLMDVADVLSDPAILLTR, encoded by the coding sequence ATGAGCGACTTCATGCTCCCGGACCTGGGAGAGGGCCTCACCGAGGCGACGATCGTGACCTGGAACATCGCCGTGGGCGACGAGGTCACCCGGAACCAGGCGATCGCGGAGGTGGAGACCGCCAAGGCGCTGGTCGAGCTGCCCAGTCCGCGCGCCGGGCGCATCACCGCCCTGCATGCCGCGGAGGGGGAGACCCTCGCCGTCGGCGCGCCCCTGATCGGTCTCGAGGAGGCCGGTGCGGCGAGGGCCGGCGGGTCCGGTGCCGACTCCGCCGACTCCGCCGACGCCCCCGACGCCCCCGACGCCCCCGCCGAGTCCGCCGCTGCGCCGGCAGCTCCCGCCGGGTCTGCTGAGACCGCTGGGTCTGCTCATTCCGCCGACACCGCTGACTCCGCCGACTCCGCTGACTCCGCTGACTCCGCTGAGTCCACTGAGTCCGCCGCTGCGCCGGCAGCTCCCGCCGGGTCTGCTGAGACCGCTGGGTCTGCTCATTCCGCCGACACCGCCGACTCCGCCGACTCCACTGAGTCCGCCGCACCGCAGCGTCAGCAGGTCCTGGTCGGGTACGGGCCCATGCTGCCCGGCACCGGACGGCCCCGCCGTCGGCCGCGCTCCTTCGAGACCGTCCCCTACGAGGGCCGCAGCGAGCAGGAGGCCGCCCGGCAGACTCCGAAGGCGATGCCGCCGGTGCGGCGGCATGCTCGTGACCTGGGCGTGGACCTGGCCGCGGTGCGCGGGACGGGACCCGGCGGCAGGATCCTGCGCGCTGACGTCGACGCCAGCGCGCAGGGTGGGACCACCGCCCCCGGTGGTGCCGCCGTGCAGGACGGTGCCGGCAGCAGCTGCGGGCGGGCCTCCACCCGCCGGCCCGTCACGGGCCTGCGCCGCGAGACCGCCCGAGCCATGGCCGACTCCGCCTTCACGGCCCCGCACGCCTCGGTGCACACCACCCTCGATGTCACCGACACCCTCGAGCGGCTGCGCCGCACCGACCGGGACGGACGCAGGACGTCCTTCCTCGCCGCGGTGTGCCGGGCGATCGTCCCGGCCGCCGCCCGGACCCCCTCGGCCAACGCCCGCTTCGACGCCGAGGCCGGGGAGATCGAGCTGTTCGAACAGGTCTCCCTCGGCGTGGCCGTGGCCACCGAGCGGGGACTGGTGGTCGCCACCGTCCCCGACGCGGCCACCCTGGAGGGCGCGACCCTCACCGAGCGGATCGCCGAGCAGGCCGGGAAGGCCCGCGAGGGCACCCTCACCCCCACGGAGCTGACCGGCTCCACGCTCACCGTCACCAACGTCGGCGTGTTCGGTGTCGAGGGCGGGGTGCCGATCCTCAACCCCGGTCAGAGCATCATCCTGGCGATCGGAGCCCTGCGCACCCAGCCCTGGGAGCATCATGGAGAGGTAGCCCTGCGCACCGTCGTCACCCTCACCGTCTCCTTCGACCACCGGGTGCTCGACGGCGCGGAGGCCTCCCGGTTCCTGATGGACGTCGCCGACGTCCTGTCCGATCCCGCGATCCTGCTGACGAGGTAG
- a CDS encoding acyl-CoA dehydrogenase family protein has product MLSEEHQRLAAQVREFADEVVAPASYEYDTARRLPMEIIAQMGQLGLFGLPIPREYGGQGRDYLSLCLAVEQLARVDQSIAVTLEAGLGLGAMPILTFGTDAQKERYLPALARGEELAGFGLTEADAGSDAGGTRTTARLEDGQWVIDGTKQFITNSGTPITSLVTVTAVTGQRRRSDGSSTPELTSIIVPTDTPGFTVLPDYDKVGWHTSDTHPLLLEDVRVPEENLLGAQGRGFSNFLTILDQGRVALGALCVGAAQGCVEQAVDYAQQRVVFGRTLGENQHIAFTIARMQSRVAAARAVVHEAARRLDAGMPFSNEASIAKLVSSEAAVANARDACQIWGGNGFMNENVVARHYRDSRILEVGEGSTEVQLGIIAKHLGFPNALTG; this is encoded by the coding sequence ATGCTGAGCGAGGAGCACCAGCGCCTGGCCGCGCAGGTCCGCGAGTTCGCCGACGAGGTCGTCGCCCCCGCCAGCTACGAGTACGACACCGCGCGGCGCCTGCCGATGGAGATCATCGCCCAGATGGGGCAGCTGGGACTGTTCGGGCTGCCGATCCCGCGCGAGTACGGCGGGCAGGGCAGGGACTACCTCTCGCTGTGCCTCGCGGTGGAGCAGCTGGCCCGGGTGGACCAGTCCATCGCCGTCACCCTCGAGGCCGGACTGGGCCTCGGCGCGATGCCGATCCTGACCTTCGGCACCGACGCCCAGAAGGAGCGCTACCTGCCGGCGCTGGCCCGCGGTGAGGAGCTCGCCGGCTTCGGGCTCACCGAGGCGGACGCGGGCTCCGATGCCGGCGGCACCCGCACCACCGCTCGTCTCGAGGACGGCCAGTGGGTGATCGACGGGACCAAGCAGTTCATCACCAACTCCGGCACCCCCATCACCTCCCTGGTCACCGTCACCGCCGTCACCGGGCAGCGCCGGCGCAGCGACGGATCCAGCACCCCGGAGCTGACCAGCATCATCGTCCCCACCGACACCCCCGGATTCACCGTCCTGCCCGACTACGACAAGGTGGGCTGGCACACCTCCGACACCCACCCGCTGCTGCTCGAGGACGTGCGCGTGCCCGAGGAGAACCTGCTGGGGGCGCAGGGCCGCGGCTTCTCCAACTTCCTGACCATCCTCGACCAGGGCCGGGTGGCGCTGGGCGCGCTGTGCGTGGGCGCCGCCCAGGGCTGTGTCGAACAGGCCGTGGACTACGCCCAGCAGCGCGTGGTGTTCGGCAGGACCCTCGGCGAGAACCAGCACATCGCCTTCACCATCGCCCGCATGCAGTCCCGGGTCGCCGCCGCCCGCGCCGTCGTGCACGAGGCCGCGCGCCGCCTGGATGCCGGGATGCCCTTCAGCAACGAGGCCTCCATCGCCAAACTGGTCAGCAGCGAGGCCGCCGTCGCCAACGCCCGCGACGCCTGCCAGATCTGGGGCGGCAACGGCTTCATGAACGAGAACGTGGTGGCCCGCCACTACCGCGACTCCCGCATCCTCGAGGTGGGGGAGGGCTCCACCGAGGTGCAGCTCGGGATCATCGCCAAGCATCTGGGGTTCCCGAACGCGCTGACCGGGTGA
- a CDS encoding carboxyl transferase domain-containing protein — protein sequence MDVLRTAVPPHSAATDRADAMESLVAELRRRLAVAADGGSASAREKHRSRGKLLARERIDRLLDPGTPFLEIAPLAAEGMYDGSAPGAGVVAGVGMIQGRHCLILANDATVKGGTYFPMTVKKHLRAQEIAQENRLPCVYLVDSGGAYLPMQDEVFPDRDHFGRIFYHQARMSAAGIAQLSAVMGSSTAGGAYVPAMSDQTVIVREQGTIFLGGPPLVKAATGEEVSAEDLGGGVMHTEVSGVADHLAEDDEHALSILRDIVDTLPDPAPVLPREEAREPVVDPATMGAAVPTDLSTPYDVHEVIARVVDAGEFSEFKPTYGTTLVTGFARIHGHRVGIVANNGVLFSESALKGAHFVELCDQREIPLVFLQNIAGFMVGAEYERGGIAKDGAKMVTAVACARVPKLTIVIGGSFGAGTYSMCGRAYSPRFLWLWPNARVSVMGGAQAAAVLATVKRDRIEAGGGTWSEQEEAEFTRPIIEEYETQGSPYYSTARLWDDGVIDPADTRTVLGLALDVVSRAPLAEPSHGVFRM from the coding sequence ATGGATGTACTGCGCACCGCCGTCCCCCCGCACAGCGCCGCCACCGACCGCGCCGACGCGATGGAATCCCTGGTCGCCGAGCTGCGGCGGCGCCTCGCCGTCGCGGCCGACGGCGGCTCCGCCTCCGCTCGGGAGAAGCACCGCTCCCGCGGCAAGCTGCTGGCCCGTGAGCGCATCGACCGCCTGCTCGATCCGGGCACGCCCTTCCTCGAGATCGCGCCGCTGGCGGCGGAGGGGATGTACGACGGCTCCGCCCCGGGCGCCGGGGTGGTCGCCGGGGTCGGGATGATCCAGGGACGGCACTGCCTGATCCTCGCCAACGACGCCACCGTCAAGGGCGGCACCTACTTCCCGATGACCGTGAAGAAGCACCTGCGGGCCCAGGAGATCGCGCAGGAGAACCGCCTGCCCTGCGTGTACCTCGTGGACTCCGGCGGCGCCTACCTGCCGATGCAGGACGAGGTGTTCCCCGACCGCGACCACTTCGGGCGGATCTTCTACCACCAGGCCCGGATGAGCGCCGCAGGGATCGCGCAGCTCTCCGCCGTGATGGGCTCCTCCACCGCGGGCGGCGCCTACGTGCCGGCGATGAGCGACCAGACCGTCATCGTCCGCGAGCAGGGCACGATCTTCCTGGGCGGACCGCCGCTGGTGAAGGCCGCCACCGGCGAGGAGGTCAGCGCCGAGGACCTCGGCGGCGGGGTGATGCACACCGAGGTCTCCGGCGTCGCCGACCACCTCGCCGAGGACGACGAGCACGCCCTGTCGATCCTCCGCGACATCGTCGACACCCTCCCGGACCCCGCCCCGGTGCTGCCGCGCGAGGAGGCGCGCGAGCCGGTCGTCGACCCGGCGACCATGGGCGCCGCGGTGCCGACGGACCTCTCCACCCCCTACGACGTGCACGAGGTGATCGCCCGGGTCGTCGACGCCGGGGAGTTCTCCGAGTTCAAGCCCACCTACGGCACCACCCTGGTCACCGGCTTCGCCCGGATCCACGGCCACCGCGTCGGCATCGTCGCCAACAACGGCGTGCTGTTCAGCGAGTCCGCGCTCAAGGGCGCACACTTCGTCGAGCTCTGCGATCAGCGCGAGATCCCGCTGGTGTTCCTGCAGAACATCGCCGGGTTCATGGTGGGTGCCGAGTACGAGCGCGGCGGCATCGCCAAGGACGGCGCGAAGATGGTCACCGCCGTCGCCTGCGCCCGGGTCCCCAAGCTCACCATCGTCATCGGCGGCTCCTTCGGCGCCGGGACCTACTCGATGTGCGGCCGCGCCTACTCGCCGCGCTTCCTGTGGCTGTGGCCGAACGCGCGGGTGTCCGTGATGGGCGGCGCGCAGGCCGCCGCCGTGCTCGCCACCGTCAAGCGCGACCGGATCGAGGCGGGCGGCGGCACCTGGAGCGAGCAGGAGGAGGCCGAGTTCACGCGCCCCATCATCGAGGAGTACGAGACCCAGGGCAGCCCCTACTACTCCACCGCCCGGCTCTGGGACGACGGGGTCATCGACCCCGCCGACACCCGCACCGTGCTGGGCCTGGCCCTGGACGTCGTCTCCCGCGCCCCGCTGGCCGAGCCCAGCCACGGCGTCTTCCGGATGTGA
- a CDS encoding alpha-ketoacid dehydrogenase subunit beta — translation MSTTMTMAAALNAALRDSLEASEDVVLIGEDIGTLGGVFRITDGLKERFGASRVIDSPLAESGIIGASVGMAYRGMRPVSEIQFDGFVYPGFDQIVAQVARLHYRTSGAVRMPLTIRIPFGGGIGAVEHHSESPEAYFAHTPGLRVVTVADPQDAYSTMRAAIECDDPVMVLEPKRRYWSKGEVDTSVTADLSSARVLREGRDATLVAYGPLVVTALEAAVAAEDDGIDLEVIDLRSLSPLDRDTVAASVRRTGHLVVAHEAPGNVSLSSEVITSVVEDCFAHLEAAPERVTGFDIPYPPGVLEDHYLPGIDRILDAVDRTLGRRNSREAA, via the coding sequence ATGAGCACCACCATGACCATGGCCGCCGCACTGAACGCCGCACTGCGCGACTCCCTCGAGGCCAGCGAGGACGTGGTGCTGATCGGCGAGGACATCGGCACCCTCGGCGGCGTCTTCCGGATCACCGACGGGCTGAAGGAGCGTTTCGGCGCCTCCCGCGTGATCGACTCGCCGCTGGCGGAGTCCGGGATCATCGGCGCCTCCGTGGGCATGGCCTACCGCGGGATGCGCCCGGTGTCCGAGATCCAGTTCGACGGCTTCGTCTACCCCGGCTTCGACCAGATCGTCGCCCAGGTCGCCCGTCTCCACTACCGCACCAGCGGCGCGGTGCGGATGCCGCTGACCATCCGGATCCCCTTCGGCGGCGGCATCGGTGCCGTCGAGCACCACTCGGAGAGCCCCGAGGCGTACTTCGCGCACACCCCCGGCCTGCGGGTGGTCACCGTCGCCGACCCCCAGGACGCCTACTCCACGATGCGTGCCGCGATCGAGTGCGACGACCCGGTGATGGTGCTCGAGCCGAAGCGCCGCTACTGGTCCAAGGGCGAGGTCGACACCTCGGTGACCGCCGATCTCTCCTCCGCACGGGTGCTGCGCGAGGGTCGGGACGCGACCCTGGTCGCCTACGGGCCGCTGGTGGTCACCGCGCTGGAGGCGGCGGTGGCCGCGGAGGACGACGGCATCGACCTCGAGGTCATCGACCTGCGCTCCCTGTCCCCGCTGGACCGGGACACGGTCGCCGCGAGCGTGCGCCGCACCGGCCACCTGGTGGTCGCCCACGAGGCACCCGGCAACGTCTCGCTCTCCTCCGAGGTGATCACCTCCGTGGTCGAGGACTGCTTCGCCCATCTGGAGGCGGCCCCCGAACGGGTGACCGGCTTCGACATTCCCTATCCGCCGGGCGTGCTGGAGGACCACTACCTGCCCGGCATCGACCGGATCCTGGACGCGGTGGATCGCACACTGGGCCGGCGCAACTCGAGGGAGGCAGCCTGA
- a CDS encoding HpcH/HpaI aldolase/citrate lyase family protein produces MTMTHEHLTPGSRVTCRERHGAPDAHPGEGHETFPLGPSLLFCPGDRPDRFAKAADRADAVILDLEDAVAPENKRAAREAVAAHPLDPARTIIRVNAPDGPDFDADLRALSAHRPRWVMLPKASSLSAVDRLVGALPGVQVVALCETARGILAAPTLAAHPDVAALMWGGEDLIASLGGTSSRHADGSYRDVVRHARSSVLLAARAHGRSAIDAIHIDLADEDGWRTEAEDAAASGFTATACIHPAQAAAVRAAYAPSPAEAAWARGVLAAAERHSTGVFEHEGRMVDGPILRHARSLATRSLASALDPRTPAPHSPDQQSPDQQSPAQDS; encoded by the coding sequence ATGACCATGACGCACGAGCACCTGACCCCCGGCAGCCGGGTCACCTGCCGCGAGCGGCACGGCGCCCCGGACGCCCACCCGGGCGAGGGCCACGAGACCTTCCCGCTGGGCCCCTCCCTGCTGTTCTGCCCCGGGGATCGGCCCGACCGCTTCGCCAAGGCCGCGGACCGGGCCGACGCCGTGATCCTCGATCTCGAGGACGCCGTCGCCCCGGAGAACAAGCGTGCCGCCCGCGAGGCCGTCGCCGCCCACCCGCTGGACCCGGCGCGCACCATCATCCGGGTCAACGCCCCCGACGGGCCTGACTTCGACGCGGACCTGCGAGCGCTGAGCGCGCACCGTCCCCGCTGGGTGATGCTGCCCAAGGCGAGCAGCCTCTCCGCCGTGGACCGCCTCGTCGGCGCCCTGCCCGGCGTGCAGGTGGTGGCGCTGTGCGAGACGGCTCGCGGCATCCTCGCCGCACCCACGCTGGCCGCCCACCCGGATGTGGCGGCGCTGATGTGGGGCGGGGAGGATCTCATCGCCTCCCTCGGCGGCACCTCCTCCCGCCACGCCGACGGCAGCTACCGCGACGTGGTCCGCCACGCCCGCTCCAGCGTGCTGCTGGCCGCCCGCGCCCACGGCCGCAGCGCGATCGACGCCATCCACATCGACCTCGCCGACGAGGACGGCTGGCGCACCGAGGCCGAGGACGCTGCGGCCAGCGGCTTCACCGCCACCGCCTGCATCCATCCCGCCCAGGCCGCCGCCGTCCGTGCCGCCTATGCGCCGAGTCCCGCCGAGGCCGCCTGGGCCCGCGGGGTCCTCGCCGCCGCCGAGCGGCACAGCACCGGTGTGTTCGAGCACGAGGGACGCATGGTCGACGGACCGATCCTGCGCCATGCCCGCTCACTGGCCACGCGCAGCCTCGCGAGCGCCCTCGACCCGCGGACCCCGGCTCCGCACAGCCCTGATCAGCAGAGCCCCGATCAGCAGAGCCCCGCGCAGGACTCATGA
- a CDS encoding Lrp/AsnC family transcriptional regulator, with protein MRIVDDTDRRLLLAMTENPRSTIVSLAERLGLSRNTVQSRLAALEAGQALQGYDRRLHAASLGYPLTAFMETQVDQPRLEQVIAQLREIPEVVQVHGLSGLQDILVRCVCRDTDDLYRVNKLVLGCEGVIRTDTSLAMGELIPFRLAPVLERDLRR; from the coding sequence ATGCGCATCGTGGATGACACCGACCGTCGACTTCTGCTGGCCATGACGGAGAACCCCCGCTCGACGATCGTCTCCCTCGCCGAGCGTTTGGGCCTGTCCCGCAACACCGTCCAGTCGCGCCTGGCCGCCCTGGAGGCCGGGCAGGCGCTGCAGGGCTACGACCGGCGCCTGCACGCGGCCTCCCTCGGGTATCCGCTGACCGCGTTCATGGAGACGCAGGTGGACCAGCCCCGGCTCGAGCAGGTGATCGCGCAGCTGCGGGAGATCCCCGAGGTGGTGCAGGTGCACGGGCTGAGCGGCCTGCAGGACATCCTGGTGCGCTGCGTGTGCCGCGACACCGATGACCTCTATCGGGTCAACAAGCTGGTGCTGGGCTGCGAGGGCGTGATCCGCACCGACACCTCGCTGGCGATGGGCGAGCTGATCCCCTTCCGCCTGGCGCCGGTGCTCGAGCGCGACCTGCGCCGCTGA
- a CDS encoding thiamine pyrophosphate-dependent enzyme, which translates to MLTTTSAPDHDLVAGLDTPLHVLREDGTRRPDATLDPLLADVDRELLTSLYLDMAVVRAIDEEAVALQRQGELGLWPPLRGQEAAQIGLGRALPETDFLFTSYRENALAWCRGVGPAEMLSVWRGTTLSGWGPFAHHMATPQVIIGAQTHHAVGYAMATQAQGKDDLAVACFGDGALSQGDTNEAMVFAASFQAPVLFFCQNNHYAISEPVDVQATVPIALRPTGFGIPSLRVDGNDVLAVRAASLLAAQHIRAGKGPMFIEAVTYRLGPHTTSDDPTRYREEKELEHWRRRCPLGRLERHLEQLGAPVGELRTEAEQRSQEATTAMQEAVAALPSPAPESMFENVLSTEHPGLLRQREQFRAFTDSLAPEQTEGSSA; encoded by the coding sequence ATGTTGACGACCACGTCAGCTCCCGACCACGACCTGGTCGCTGGACTCGACACGCCCCTGCACGTCCTCCGCGAGGACGGCACCCGACGCCCCGATGCCACCCTGGACCCGCTGCTGGCCGACGTGGACCGGGAGCTGCTGACGAGCCTGTACCTGGACATGGCCGTGGTGCGAGCGATCGACGAGGAGGCCGTCGCCCTGCAGCGGCAGGGCGAGCTGGGCCTCTGGCCCCCGCTGCGCGGCCAGGAGGCCGCCCAGATCGGTCTGGGCCGGGCCCTGCCGGAGACGGACTTCCTGTTCACCTCGTACCGCGAGAACGCCCTGGCCTGGTGCCGCGGGGTGGGCCCGGCGGAGATGCTCTCCGTCTGGCGCGGCACCACCCTGTCCGGCTGGGGCCCCTTCGCCCACCACATGGCCACCCCGCAGGTGATCATCGGTGCGCAGACCCACCATGCCGTCGGCTACGCGATGGCCACCCAGGCGCAGGGCAAGGACGACCTCGCCGTCGCCTGCTTCGGCGACGGCGCCCTCAGCCAGGGGGACACGAACGAGGCCATGGTCTTCGCGGCGTCGTTCCAGGCGCCGGTGCTCTTCTTCTGCCAGAACAACCACTACGCGATCTCCGAGCCGGTGGACGTGCAGGCAACCGTGCCGATCGCCCTGCGACCCACCGGTTTCGGGATCCCCTCCCTCCGGGTCGACGGCAACGACGTGCTCGCCGTCCGAGCGGCCAGCCTGCTCGCCGCCCAGCACATCCGCGCCGGCAAGGGGCCGATGTTCATCGAGGCCGTCACCTACCGTCTCGGCCCCCACACCACCAGCGACGATCCCACCCGCTATCGCGAGGAGAAGGAGCTGGAGCACTGGCGCCGGCGCTGCCCGCTGGGGCGGCTGGAGCGGCATCTCGAGCAGCTCGGCGCCCCCGTCGGGGAGCTGCGCACCGAGGCGGAGCAGCGCAGCCAGGAGGCCACCACCGCCATGCAGGAGGCGGTGGCCGCACTGCCCTCCCCGGCACCGGAGAGCATGTTCGAGAACGTGCTGTCCACCGAGCATCCGGGCCTGCTGCGGCAGCGGGAGCAGTTCCGCGCCTTCACCGACTCGCTGGCCCCCGAGCAGACGGAGGGATCATCGGCATGA